CGACCGGTGCGACGGCCAAAAGAATGTTCATTGCCGGAGAAGATTCGTACTGGCAAAAAGGAATCTCGGCTTGCGCGGTTTGTGACGGCGCTCTTCCGATTTATAGAAACAAGGAACTAGCCGTTATCGGGGGCGGAGATTCCGCCGTCGAAGAAGCTTCTCATTTGACCAAGTTTGCCTCGAAAGTATATTTGGTTCACAGACGAGATAGCTTGCGCGCATCCAAGATAATGCAGAAGCGTGCGACAACTCATCCGAAGATCGAAATTCTTTGGAACACGACTGTGGAAGCGGCATCCGGAAACGGTAACCAATTGACTGCGTTGACGGTTAAGGATATTCCCTCCGGTAAGACTAGAGAACTTCCCGTCAGGGGCCTCTTTTATGCAATCGGCCATAAACCCAATACGGAAATATTCGAAGGCCAATTGGATTTGGATGAGACGGGTTATATTAAAACGGTTCCCGGAACGACAAAAACGAATATCGAAGGAGTTTTTGCGGCTGGAGACGTTCAAGATAAAAACTATAGGCAAGCGATTACGGCAGCCGGTTCCGGTTGCATGGCCGCTTTAGAAGCGGAGCGCTGGTTGGAATCTAGAGAGGAATAATCGTAGGAACGAAAGTCGCGAAACAAATCAAGGTCTCGCGA
The sequence above is a segment of the Leptospira fainei serovar Hurstbridge str. BUT 6 genome. Coding sequences within it:
- the trxB gene encoding thioredoxin-disulfide reductase encodes the protein MSHKVVIIGSGPAGHTAAIYTARANLRPVMYEGFMAGGIAAGGQLTTTTEVENFPGFPEGIDGTHLTQLFRAQSEKYGTTIHTQNITKVDFSSRPFKLWSDDELIEADSVIIATGATAKRMFIAGEDSYWQKGISACAVCDGALPIYRNKELAVIGGGDSAVEEASHLTKFASKVYLVHRRDSLRASKIMQKRATTHPKIEILWNTTVEAASGNGNQLTALTVKDIPSGKTRELPVRGLFYAIGHKPNTEIFEGQLDLDETGYIKTVPGTTKTNIEGVFAAGDVQDKNYRQAITAAGSGCMAALEAERWLESREE